The Papio anubis isolate 15944 chromosome 2, Panubis1.0, whole genome shotgun sequence region tctttctaaaattttaagtcctgagtagaaatgaaaataaaacaaaaagcctcATATCAAAGTTAAGCAAAGACTGGAGAAAGCAGAAGTCTCCTATTATACATAGCAAGTCTCAGGTAGAAAACATCTATCCAAAGCCACACACAAAAGAGTTCTCCAGTTTCCTTATTTGACGTTTCTAGTATCTCTTTTCCTGGTTGTCACCAAAGTTACTGAATATATAATTGGTTCTTACAGGGAAAATATATGTTAGACAGAGTGTCTAGAGATGCAACTCTAGTGAGAAGCAATCTCCTTCTTTTatccagcaaacatttactgagcatttgaTAAGTGTCCAGTACTATattaggaataaagaaaaaataagaaataaaatatagttcCTATCCTCaggaagtttgctgcagggaggaagaaaaactaaaaatcacaATATAGTGTGATAAATGTTATGATATACTAACAAGCTGTTTAGCAAGACAAAGAAAGGGATCATATACAGATTTGGAGGGTggaatcaaggaaggcttccttaaaaaaaaaaaggaggatagTTTCcaagacaagaaaacaaacaggatGTATACAACAGTATACACATTCAGTAAGCTGAAAACAGTTCCCTAAATCTGAAGTACATTGTGAATATGGAGGAATAGACAGACACAAAGTTAGAGATAAGCAAAGGTGAGATCATTAATGGCCTTGTGTGCCAAACTAAGAAGTTTGAACTTTATCCAGGAGATTATGTGGAGCCATTGAAAGATGTTAAACTAGTAAGTGGCAAGCAAGATCTAccttttagaataaatattttgacaatataaagaataaaacaagaagaaaaaggctATGTAAAGGAAACCTAATCAAGTAACTACCATAGTAATAAAAGGCACGAAGTTATTAGGGCGTGAACTGATGTGCTGGCAATAAAGATGGAGAAGAGATCCTTTAAAAGACAGATTTAGGggttaaaaataactatatatggTGGCACAGCACGGGGCAGCACAGGGTTACCATGGCAGAGCTACAGCAGCTGCAGGTGCAGGAGGTGGCAGACTCCATGGTGAAGAGTCTGGAGAAAGAGAACACTCAGAAAATGCAGGGTCTCATGTTCCGGTGCAGCACCAGCTGCTGTGAAGACAGCCAGGCCTCCCTGCAGCAGGTGCACCAGTGCATCAAGCGCTGCCATGTCCCTCTGGCTCAAGCCCAGGCTTTGGTCATCAGTGAGTTGGAGAAGTTCAAGGACCTCCTGGCCCGGTGCACCATGCACTGCAATAACAAATCCAAAGATTCAATAGATGCTGGGAGTAAGGAGCTTCAGGTGAAGCAGCAGCTAGACGGTTGTGTGACCAAGTGTGTGGATGACCACATGCACCTCATCCCAACTACGACCAAGAAGATGAAGGAAGCTCTCTTAGCCATTGGGAAATAAAAATCTTTGCCAGTAGCCATCGGGGCTGAGGGCAAGAACATATTTTTTATAAGGAATTGGGAACTTTAGTCTTTTAAGCAAAGTTTATGAATGAAGAAAGTAAGGATGGCCACAAGTGTAAGGCATACGTCACTTGCCTCTAGACACTGGTTCTTTTATGTTTCAGTCCTaaaaagtgaaatggaaaaaagTGGTCAGAGATATTACAGGAGAGTTTTAGAGCTTATATTTCCTGTGGCCAGCGCTTGTCCTGGCAGTAAGGATCCTCCCTGTAACAAGTCAGAGTCCTCCGAGGCACCAGACTCTTCTTACTACACAGGTACCAACAGGCTGGCAGGTTAGAGTTGGTGGAGTTTGAGGAgagatattttctctttgttgccaACATCCTGTTTACCAGAAGTGTCACCACACCATTTTCCATAAGCTGTGAAACAAAATCCATGAGGTCACTAACTTAGAAGGGAAAAAAGTTTTCTGGGtctttgttttctgggttttgtttaatttatacaAGGGCATACAAGTTGATTTTAACATGTGGAATTGGTAGGGAGACTAGTTTGGATAAGAACTTTGAAAGGTTCCTTGTGGATCCCCATTTCTGGTCATCAAGATGTGGATgtacatttcttaaaattattacatGCTGCATCTTTCAGCCTGGAGACTGTGCAAAAACATGAGAGGCGACGACACACGAATTATTGGGAAGCATAATTACTGGCTGATGGACCCTGAGGCCGTGTGTAGCAAAATGAAAGGACAATCTTGCAGTAACACTTTCCCCTTGGAAGAGAAAGGGGTTTGACTGTGATATATATTGGTATCTAGGAATGAACAGTAAAAGACGAGCAGCTGGCTACTTGATTACAAAAGAGTTATGAAGTACTGGATTTGGAAAAACCTGGATTTTATAGAACAGATAGAATGAAAGCCTAAACCTAGCATTGCGTATTTAGCCTCCTGAATTAACAGAGCCCAACTGAGACAAACCCCTGGCAACAGGaaattcaaggaagaaaaagtaagcaACTTGGGCTAGGATGCGCTGACTCCTTTAAAGCAAAGGAGAGGCAGCCCCCATTACCAAATGCCATTTCTGCCTGCGGCTGTTGCAACACAGTGTTCCTAACCCAGCATGGCACCTTACTGTTTTGATATCAACCTCACTGTATTTTCACCAACTTATTACTTGAAATGATAATATAGCCTGTCCATTTACTGTTTCCAGACTGTGATATATTTTCCTAGTggcttggttttaaaaataaataaggtttaattttctgcccccaacccccaaaaaaatacatacatacatacatataacatatatatatatgcgtgtgtgtgtgttaaatgaCTGGATATAAggataaggaaaaaagaagagtcaaAGACAATTCCCAAGTTAAAATTTGTAAGTGGTGTCAATCACTCAGATAGGGAGGGAATACAAAAACAGGTACAAGTTTGAGAAAAGATGAGGTTCTAATGAGTTCACTTGGATaaaggaaggggagcatcacacaccggggcctattgtggggaggggtaagggggagggatagcattaggagatatacctaatataaatgacaagttaatgggtgcagcacaccaacatggcacaagtatacatatgtaacaaacctgcacattgtgcacatgtaccctagaacttaacgtataataaaatatatatatttaaaaaaaaaaaaaaaagaagtcaggaaaaaaaaaaaaagaagttagaaaaaacaaaaaaagaaagaaagatgaggtTCTCACTTTACAACAAGTTGAGTTTAGGACACCTGGAGCTGAGGAAAGAGGTCTGGACTAGCTGGTAGTTCACCCACTAActgaacaaaaaacaacaaatattttaaaacacagcaaaaaacaaattagaatcTTACTGGGACTCTTTACTtcacattatatttaaatttcatgaaCACATAATCTATATGCTAAAAATTCCTAGTGGTAAAACTATTATTCTGAGAGAATGGACCACCACACTGTTCTGACTGGAAAAAGGATAGACACGGGATGAGGACATTGATGAGTTTGTTGTCATTTGAAGAGAGTTTAAAACTTCCTTTCGAAAGAGTCGAAGATATTAGAAGGTCATTGCTTTAAGTAGCCCCTTTATTTACATCTGTCAGTACAGTAAGAGATTAGTTAACTTGTACTGGGGAGAAAATCTGCTAGAATATAGAATGAGAGCAAGCTGCTTCATAAATTACTGATGCTAAGCTGTCTGACTCTGAGATTTACAGTGTTTTGGAAAATTAAATGCATATCAGGTATGAGCTAATAAGAAATTTCTTCGTTAAACTTagctttttaagatttttgccttttttaaagaattattctcTTTAAGAATTAATGTATAATATGTTCAGATGTTTTGACAagaattctacttttattttaaaaataactgtgttGAAAGTTAGCAGTTTTTATCTGGGTCTTGGCTTCAAGCACTTATATACTGTCATTCAGATTACAGACCATATAACCAAAGTACTGTGTAGCTAATTATAGGTTATTCTAACTGAAAATAAAGTACCTTCCCCCCAAAACATTCATTTAATGGCTGAAACTGTAAATAGTAACATATAAAAGATCTTGTTATAGATTCCTAGAGCTAATTCCTAGTTTTCAGCCCCAAACTCCCATGTAATTCtttcaaaatacacaaaacaaaattggTTTTGTTACTTTACAAAATTAAACTGAATATTTACTATTAAAAACCCAGAGGCAATATTTTAACAtcatctccttttttaaaaattcatttaaaatacaagCTCGCAAAAATCAAAAGTGGTTAGGATCTAGATTAGATAACATTTTGAAAGGAtgttaaagatgaataaaatattaatgcatatatatacacacacatttatatgcatataatacatatacacacatgtatatatatgtattttcattttaatcataaaataatcCCTAAAAAGATGTGTACATGaatcaaattataataaaataagttaaatgtaCTAATGatacttgtttttaaatataattccaCATCAATCTGCTTAATGAAGTACAGAAACATCAGCTAACTTTGTAAATTAAGATAGTCAGCTTTAAGATTTGCTTTAGAGTGTGGTATGCCTATATATGCAAATCTTCTTTGAGATCATTTCAACAATTTCATCGTTAGGAGTACGGGATTCAAATGTGGTAAGTTGAACAAAATCAATACTGAACAACATACCTTTCAGATAAATTAAGGCTTTGGTGAAGAGGTTCTAATTTTTGACATGTCTCTAGGCTGTCAACAGATGTCGAAGGCAATGAGTCTGATTGCACCTTGTTGGCATCACATAAATTAGCATCGTTTCTAGGTAGGGTCTTTCTGAATTTTCGTCCTAAATCCGTCCATAGGACATTCGTCAACATAACTTTGAGTTGCCTGTTATACACATAAATAATTAGTATATATGGTACTACATATTGTAGAATACATGAATTCATCACAAACTAATATCTCCAGAAATTCTAAATTTCAGTTCTTCAAGTAACTATAGTAAATaccctaagaaaaaagaaaaaatgcccaACTATTATGGAAGATACCTTAAAAAGTAAAGTCTATTTCACTTAAGTTGAGATTTTCTTCAGAATTCTGTCAAGTGTACTACAAGTATCATTACACATGTACAGCTGCTAGACTCCTGGAAATGCATTCATGTTTATTAACAATGTTAGTGGAAGGACAGTGTTCATTTGCAGATCTCATCACAGATGTAACCACTGTTTGcactaaaaatgtgtttttgttttagcatttGTTGATtcagaaaacattattaaaactAAGAGTGCACTACTGCATCATTCACATTCTTAAGCTTATAGAGTCTTAAGATACAGATTTAATTTTACCTTATTTCTAAAATAGGTCAACTTATAACATTTACCTTACTGTACCtatacaaatttcaaaaaaaaaaaaaaaaagactgataaatgCAAGCAGTTCCAGCAACAGTTTTGCTCATCATGTTTTACCCATCTTCtcattcaatacatttttatgctGAATACTTGAATAACTACGTTTAGTTCTGGAATTCCAAAAACTGTGGAATATAGTTTCTGCAGTGGTGTGAACAGGCTACAAGTGCACTTAAAACAATGTTAAGTGAGGAATGGCTGAAAGTACTGTGAAATGTTTAATCAGAAGAGTGTCTATTTTACTACCTATGAAACAGTTTtaggcattttttgtttgtttgcttaacGAACACAAGAATATTAAGAAACAGCAATATGTTCATGTATTTTCAAGATAAAACAggaactctcaaaaaaaaaacacttgttttCAGCAGCCACTTGAGTGTATATCCCCAGACCATCTAGCAGGAAGAGGGTAAAGTCTCCAGCGTACTTCCACAGAACATACTGAAAACTCCAAACATgttgcacaaaaaaaaaaaaagaaaaaacaccaacatggcacatgtatacatatgtaacaaacctgcacgttgtgcacatgtaccctagaacttaaagtataataaaaataataataataataaaataaaaaataactaaataaaaaattaaaaataaataaacaaaagttaagctattagtttaaaaattatttaaaaataaatgagtgacaTCTCTATGGATCAATAATAATTCATTCTACAAGCACTTACTGAACATCTTCCAGCAAAACAACTATGCTAGTATAATCTGGAGTTTCTGCTACAGACAAAATAGTTGAGTTTTTGCCTTCATGGGGTGTGCATTACAGAGAAGAATAAACCAATTCATTATTTAATTAGAATTATAATATGTGCtatgaagaagaaatacagatgttGCATTTCTTCTGAGACAAGTTTCTGAGAATATGACCTTGAAGCTGAAGTCTCAAAGAAGGACAGGCACTATCCAAAGGAAACAagtaaaaaatggagaaaggtcCAAAAAAcaggacaaaatgaaaatgaataaagcttcttcaaagaaattaaaggacTTACCTGACTCATGTATTCAGAATAAAGAGGCAATGTGTCTAAGAATGGGCAGTTAGGCAGGACTTAGCAAACTATATTAAGGATCTGAGACTTTAtgtcaacaacaacagaaattcagTAGTCTTAATTAGGAAACAGTGAGATCagagctacatttttaaaagatcattttgatgtttatgaagaataaaatggaaGTACTAGGaataatagagaataaaaattaatttacggAGATAATGATGACTTTATCAGAGGTAGTTTAGCAGAATGGTGGGAGCAGAAACCAGAATACGGTGGGATCAGTAAAGGGAAAGGAGCAAAGGAGAAATATGGTtgtgaaagtgaaaaataagacAAGACCTGAAAACAGACATGAGAAGCAGGAAAGGGTTTTTAGTCAGTTATTGGTTGATTAGCTAGTTTAAGATAGGAAATTTCTGTGTAAGTTTAAATGCTTATGGGAAGCACGTAAGGGTTGAAGACACAGAAGGCAGGATAATTAACACAGTAAGTTTCCTAAGAAATTGCCTAagtgctaatatttattgaacatgtactatataccaggcactgtgctaagtattttacgataatttatttcatttaatcctcacaaccactccATGAGGGGCTTAAAAATTATTCTCCTCGTGCAGTTGAGAAAACCAAGATAGACTGATTAATATCTAAGTAAACAAGTGAGTATTGAAAATGGGATCCAGAACCATACACTCTCAAATTTCTTGCCAGCCCTCTTAACTGCTTCACACTACACTGGTTTATGATAGGAGAAGAGGCATTCCTTTCATCCTTCCAAGGAGAAGGAACCAAGACCTCTTAAAAGTGATAGGAAAGATAAAGGAACATaggtttaaaaaaagttttcaaataatcATTGTAGAGAGGGGGAACACAAGCTTACTAAAGAAACGCAGTAAGGCTGTCTTACAGTTAAGACATCCCTGTGAGATTAACACATTCATAATGCCACAAATATCCTTTTTTTCCGCAGACAGATAATTGAGTTCACAGATGATTATTAATTGCAAAGAGGAAAAGGTGTCTTTACAATGAACAGATCTGGCAGGCACCGTCTTATGCAAGTGATCAAACATAGGACTACTAAGAGTGAAACAACCAGAAATTATGTATCCCCTGATATGTGCAATAAGAAGTACATGACATCAGGTATGAaatattcctgccaaaaatgtaACCTGGCCCTAATCATAAGGGTAAgcccagaaaaataataaaaatatagactgTGAGGCATTCTACAGAACAACTGGTCTGGACTCCTCAAAACTCAATGTCATGGTTAAAAGGAAAAGGGCAGAGTAGATGGAAACTCTTCTAGATTAAGAGACTAATGGGGTATAATAACCAAATACAATGCATGAACCTGAATTTGATTCTATTAGGTAGGTACAAAAGTAAGTGCGGTTTTGGccaaatagatttaaaaataaataaataaaagatattttgggAACACTCAGGAAATTCTGATTGTGGATTTTATAGCAAATGATGATATGaaattactgttaattttcttgatagtatattataatttttatgtaagagAATGTCATTGTTCTTAGGAAAACCAAGCTGAAGTATCTGAAGATAAAATACCATGATGcctgcaacttactctcaaatggttcCCCCAAAAATGTACGTATACGTgtaatgtatgtatacatgtacatatgtgatGCCCATCATCTATATACATGCATAAAAAGAGACCGAGAGATGGCAAACGTGCCAAAATGTTTAAAGACTATTAGTCTATTATTTATAAGTTTTacaactgtacattttaaaattctaaatgaccaaataaaaatgcaaacaaaactttaaggaaatttattttaaggataaaATGTAATTAAGTCTAATGGAAAAACTATATGACTTAGGTATTTGCTAAATTATTGGGGAAATTATTATCTCCATGGTAATTTTAGTAATTTCAAATATGAGACTATTCAATGTTGGGAAAAAGTCATTTTTCTATTCACTCAGACCAAATAAGAATTTACATTGGAAAATAACAAATCATTGGTAATTTTATTGATTATTCTAATAGTGAGTCTCTAAATGAGAAGAACAATTTGGCTTCTCCACAAAAATACTTATttcatgtttgatttttattataatttgtctGACTAAAAATATCCGGCAACAGAAGTTAGTAATCTTTTTCCCCCAAACTAATAAGGTGAAAAAATTCTAAACATCTACAACATTTAAGTGTCATAAGATTTCTCTGTATACCAGAAGAGAAACTTAAGAGTAAAGAGCAACATTTAAACCATGCAAAATAAAACCTAAATTTAGTATTTAGGGATATATACTTAGCTAACAATACtattgaagaaaaagaaggaagtaatTACTTTGAAAGTTAGGGGAGTGGTTATCGTTAAAGCAGGGTCCCCAGCCCCCAGGTTGCCTTGTACCaatctgtggcctgttaggaactgggccacacagcaggaggtgaacagTGGGTGagcgagcattaccgcctgagctctgcctcctgtcagatcagcagcagcattagattcacataggagcacgaaccctattgtgaacttcacatgcaagggatctaacttgtgcactccttatgagaatctaaagcctgatgatctgaggtggaagagtTTCATGCCTAAACCACTCCCCACAACACCCACCCACTCCCACTCTCAACCCCacccatggaaaaattgtcttccacgaaaccagtccctggtgccaaaaaaggttggggactgctgctttaaAGGGTTATCATTTTCAGGGGTTGAGAACTTTTGAggcagttttctgttttgttcctcAGTGGTGGTTAAAATCTACcttgttaaaaatacattaaatttaatgAATGATTCATTGAACTGTTTaactttcagtatttttttgttAGTTACATTGTATTTcacagtaaaaatgaaaagtaaaaggcAGCTAAACAGAGAACTCCACCTAACCCAACAATCTATATACTTAGGTAGGCTGGTTCCTGTTACTTGCCGAGGCTTTTTAGAACCATCCAATTATCTATTTACAAAATGTCCCTTTGAAAGCTCCAAACCATTATACTAACACTCACTTAATTTTTTATGAGGGGAAATGATCATGATCCATATActcagattctttaaaaaatagcattcctaaaaaacaagaaatatactgtatcttttcagttttacatatgagaaattttataattgtagGAAGACCCAACATAatcacagcagaaaaaaaaataaggttttttgcctattaattaaaaaaaacactgattttccagaaatttttttttaaaaaaaacctcaatttttaaaatttttcaacaaaagtaGTTTATCAATGAATACATAAACATGACTTAATTATAAAGCTTGGCCAAATAAATTCAGATATCAGAAAAAAGAATCCTCCCTCAGACTTGTAGTCCTATATTTTGATTCTAGAAAATAAACTAACAATTGGGATGAAGgcattgttttcattaatttgtcATAATTTTATTTAGAGTATTTCTTGTCCTtcaaaaaaaatggagaaaacatttgGACACTTCACCAAAAAAACGCACAAATGGCCAACATGCATACAAAAAGACGTTCAATATTATTAATCTTATCTTcctggtctttaaaaaaaaagttttaaaaaggaggaaggagcaaAAGAAATTCAACGGATATTCTagagaagattttttaaagtccaataaagcacatgaaaaaatgttcatcatcatcagtcatcaaggaaatgcaattaaaaccacaaacagATACTACTACACCTCCATTAGAAAGGATGATGATAAAGAGGCTGGCCATGTAAGTGTTGGCAGGGGtgtggagaaaatgaaacccTCCTACCTGGCTAGTGGTGGGAATGTAATATGGCACAATCACTTACAGCAGTCTGACAGTTTCTTACGAAGTTAGGAATGcacctaccatatgacccagcaatccaactCCTAGGTATtgacccaaaagaaatgaaaacaggctCCCAACACAATGGCTGACTAGATGCAGCCAGGTGGAATAGCTACCACCAAGGGACCAAGACGATGAGTACACTCCTAAtagatcttcagagggaaggcacagAGACTGGatggagggaagacacagaagccaGGCTGAACGTGGGAACCTTGCACACGGCTACCATGTACCAGGACTCATTCATAGCCCCCAGTGACTCTGGGGGGCAACAAGTGAGTTGAACTGGCAAGGAGCAATCCACTCTCCTGAAGGGTCTCCAGAATCCCAGCACGAGGAGACTCCTCAACCACCACGGACACTTGAGTTGacagggagagctgcttagagaagtggtaggaGCAGCACACCAGCTGATGTGGA contains the following coding sequences:
- the LOC103881349 gene encoding protein FAM136A, with the translated sequence MAELQQLQVQEVADSMVKSLEKENTQKMQGLMFRCSTSCCEDSQASLQQVHQCIKRCHVPLAQAQALVISELEKFKDLLARCTMHCNNKSKDSIDAGSKELQVKQQLDGCVTKCVDDHMHLIPTTTKKMKEALLAIGK